A stretch of the Candidatus Limnocylindrales bacterium genome encodes the following:
- the tsaA gene encoding tRNA (N6-threonylcarbamoyladenosine(37)-N6)-methyltransferase TrmO: MITLEPIGHVRSRRNDLSDDDWGDVVATIELAETFPEEALQGLEEFSHAEVLFHFDRAAEERIERGARHPRGNENWPRVGIFAQRGKDRPNRLGSTIVEVRSRTGRVLEVVGLDAIDGTPVVDIKPVMKEFLPRSPVRQPQWATDLMRDYWKAR; this comes from the coding sequence ATGATCACCCTCGAGCCCATCGGCCACGTGCGAAGCCGCCGAAACGATCTGAGCGACGACGATTGGGGAGACGTCGTCGCAACGATCGAGCTTGCCGAGACCTTTCCCGAGGAGGCGCTCCAGGGCCTGGAGGAATTCTCTCACGCCGAAGTCCTGTTTCACTTCGACCGCGCGGCCGAAGAGAGAATCGAGCGCGGCGCGCGTCATCCGCGCGGCAATGAGAACTGGCCGCGCGTGGGCATCTTCGCGCAGCGCGGAAAGGACCGGCCCAATCGGCTCGGATCGACGATCGTGGAAGTTCGCTCGCGCACGGGACGGGTGCTGGAGGTCGTGGGGCTGGACGCGATCGACGGCACGCCCGTGGTGGATATCAAGCCCGTGATGAAGGAGTTCCTGCCGCGATCGCCGGTGCGTCAGCCGCAATGGGCAACCGATCTCATGCGCGACTACTGGAAGGCGCGCTGA
- the trxC gene encoding thioredoxin TrxC, producing the protein MADSLHVVCPGCDAINRLPAAKLADHPTCGRCKRALFQGHPLELNSVNFQRHITNNGIPVLVDFWAPWCGPCKAMAPHFEQAAQRLEPRFRLAKLNTEEAQQISASYAIRSIPTLALFRDGREVARQSGAMSADAIVAWAQSQR; encoded by the coding sequence ATGGCCGATTCGCTTCACGTCGTGTGCCCTGGCTGTGACGCAATCAATCGCCTGCCCGCTGCCAAGCTCGCAGATCATCCGACGTGCGGTCGCTGCAAGCGCGCGCTGTTCCAGGGGCATCCGCTCGAGCTGAACAGCGTCAACTTCCAGCGCCACATCACGAACAACGGGATTCCGGTGCTGGTCGACTTCTGGGCTCCGTGGTGTGGCCCGTGCAAAGCCATGGCTCCGCACTTCGAGCAGGCGGCGCAGCGCCTGGAGCCGCGCTTCCGCCTGGCCAAGCTCAACACGGAGGAGGCGCAGCAGATCAGCGCCAGCTACGCGATCCGCAGCATTCCCACGTTGGCCCTGTTCAGGGACGGGCGTGAAGTCGCGCGCCAGTCGGGCGCAATGAGCGCGGATGCCATCGTCGCCTGGGCGCAGTCACAGCGGTGA
- a CDS encoding DUF1566 domain-containing protein, which yields MMVFRWITCTLVLAVTASAAFAQPEATLHGCQRTAGSELLKYTQQYVKAVSSCADAMSKAVIAEQSAVPPGSPEDAAATCMKALLKLENSADPLKTIAGRMAAKINAACDPAVDPDKVLHAEEDIIGTGMLAEQIEAMNLDSWCSNFGSDGAIDDLDEWVSCLTAAGTCGAQQAVATRVPRLLEWLDAVRPGILALDETCGTTCASCTDTAVADACNALDAIETAIDGAVDDGRPGLLCGPGGVMPGVDPILPETGQTLCASGGSMVACPGVPANVQDGDTRAGAARSYSFDTTVAGERTLLDNVTGLEWEILCTGGSCPASHSIDTTYNWTDAFTKVANMNAANYAGHNDWRLPNRFEVDSLVNLGRTTPATDVSVLETGCSSACTVDTCSCTGSVNNYWSSTSYAGNPSSAWLVDFAPGLTWHTGKSFTARVRAVRGQ from the coding sequence ATGATGGTTTTCAGATGGATCACGTGTACCTTAGTGCTTGCCGTCACAGCATCGGCCGCATTCGCGCAACCTGAGGCTACGCTTCATGGGTGTCAGCGGACCGCCGGCAGCGAGTTGCTCAAGTACACGCAGCAGTACGTCAAGGCCGTGAGTTCCTGCGCAGACGCCATGAGCAAGGCAGTGATCGCAGAGCAGTCCGCTGTGCCCCCGGGATCTCCCGAGGACGCAGCGGCAACGTGTATGAAGGCTCTTTTGAAGCTGGAGAACTCGGCGGATCCACTAAAGACCATTGCGGGCCGAATGGCGGCCAAGATCAATGCGGCATGCGATCCCGCAGTGGATCCCGACAAAGTGCTGCACGCAGAGGAAGACATCATCGGCACCGGGATGCTCGCAGAGCAGATCGAAGCGATGAATCTCGATTCCTGGTGCTCCAATTTCGGCAGTGACGGCGCGATCGACGACCTCGACGAATGGGTATCTTGCCTCACGGCGGCCGGGACGTGTGGCGCTCAGCAGGCGGTGGCGACGCGGGTTCCGCGGCTGCTCGAATGGCTGGATGCAGTCCGACCGGGGATTCTGGCGCTGGATGAGACGTGCGGGACGACGTGTGCATCATGCACCGACACAGCCGTGGCCGATGCGTGCAATGCCTTGGATGCAATCGAAACGGCGATCGATGGCGCGGTCGACGACGGACGCCCGGGTTTGCTGTGCGGTCCGGGCGGCGTGATGCCGGGAGTCGATCCGATCTTGCCGGAAACGGGGCAGACGCTGTGCGCCAGCGGCGGCTCCATGGTTGCCTGCCCTGGAGTGCCGGCCAATGTGCAGGACGGAGACACGCGGGCCGGCGCTGCGCGCAGCTACTCCTTCGACACGACGGTCGCCGGCGAGCGAACGCTTCTCGACAACGTGACCGGACTGGAGTGGGAAATCTTGTGCACGGGTGGATCCTGCCCGGCTAGTCACAGCATCGACACCACGTACAACTGGACAGACGCGTTCACCAAAGTGGCAAACATGAACGCCGCCAACTACGCCGGTCACAACGATTGGCGGCTGCCGAACAGGTTCGAGGTGGACAGCCTGGTCAATCTTGGTCGGACCACGCCGGCCACTGATGTAAGCGTCCTGGAGACTGGATGCTCGTCCGCGTGTACGGTTGACACCTGTAGCTGCACGGGGTCGGTCAACAACTACTGGTCCTCCACCTCCTACGCCGGCAATCCAAGCTCCGCTTGGCTGGTGGACTTCGCGCCCGGTCTGACCTGGCACACGGGAAAGAGCTTTACCGCTCGCGTTCGTGCCGTCCGCGGCCAATGA
- the gshB gene encoding glutathione synthase: MKLLHVMDPIERIDITKDTSFVFIREAQDRGHENHICGIADLAFEDGRVLARTATLKVAPVQGSHAEIGEYRWRPADDFHCVFMRKDPPFDTDFFFSTHLLSLIDPARTFVFNNAAGLREATEKLFILRFPDLIAETMVSACPDAILAFRDKVGGDIVVKPLDGCGGLGIFRIAPGDLNTYSILETSTRHGMRPVMAQRFLPESRAGDVRLLYLNGKPLGAIRRVPRETDLRGNIHVGGTVVPTEIGERERRICDRLAPSLDALGIYFAGLDVIGDYLSEVNVTSPTGVQEANRLGGVRLEADVIEFVERKCAGLQR, translated from the coding sequence GTGAAGCTCCTGCACGTGATGGATCCGATCGAGCGGATCGACATCACCAAGGACACCTCGTTCGTCTTCATCCGCGAGGCGCAGGATCGCGGGCACGAAAACCATATCTGCGGCATCGCCGACCTCGCGTTCGAGGACGGACGCGTGCTGGCGCGCACCGCCACGCTCAAGGTCGCGCCGGTGCAGGGAAGCCACGCGGAGATCGGCGAGTACCGGTGGCGCCCCGCCGATGATTTCCATTGCGTCTTCATGCGCAAGGATCCGCCTTTCGACACCGACTTCTTCTTCTCGACGCACCTGCTGTCGCTGATCGACCCCGCGCGCACGTTCGTCTTCAACAACGCCGCCGGGCTGCGCGAGGCCACCGAAAAGCTGTTCATCCTGCGCTTTCCGGATCTCATCGCCGAAACCATGGTTTCGGCCTGCCCGGACGCGATCCTGGCCTTCCGCGACAAGGTCGGCGGGGACATCGTCGTCAAGCCGCTCGACGGCTGCGGCGGGCTTGGCATCTTCCGCATCGCGCCGGGCGATTTGAACACCTACTCGATCCTGGAGACCTCCACGCGCCACGGCATGCGGCCGGTGATGGCGCAGCGGTTCCTGCCCGAGTCCCGCGCGGGCGACGTTCGCCTGCTGTACTTGAACGGCAAGCCGCTCGGCGCGATCCGCCGCGTGCCGCGCGAGACGGACCTGCGCGGCAACATTCACGTCGGTGGAACGGTGGTGCCAACCGAGATCGGCGAGCGCGAGAGAAGGATCTGCGACCGCCTGGCGCCGTCGCTGGACGCGCTCGGCATCTACTTCGCCGGCCTCGACGTGATCGGCGACTACCTGAGCGAGGTCAACGTCACCAGCCCAACCGGCGTGCAGGAAGCCAACCGGCTCGGCGGCGTGCGGCTGGAAGCGGACGTGATCGAGTTCGTCGAGAGGAAGTGCGCGGGGCTGCAGCGCTGA
- a CDS encoding 16S rRNA (uracil(1498)-N(3))-methyltransferase encodes MLTAVATHALPKTRLYVEPERLNTDRAIVAGAGLHHLRNVLRFKPGDELIVFDGAGRECIGVLEMYQGESAVVRILGDTGTSTESSLDMTIAPCLAKGKKTDLIVEKVVELGADRICVIHSERSVGRLDAEQAMDRVERWRRIAKAAAEQSGRTMMPVVERLRTFQELIASKPADALGLLFTVGADPEPPATLRQRYPDTYKVIAVVGPEGGFSREEIDLARKHGWVDVGLGPRVLRSETAAIVAAAVCQHLWGDLGRRPPKRPEPS; translated from the coding sequence ATGCTGACGGCTGTTGCCACGCATGCGCTTCCCAAGACCCGGCTGTACGTGGAGCCGGAGCGCCTCAACACCGACCGCGCCATCGTTGCGGGCGCCGGCTTGCATCACCTCCGTAATGTTCTTCGCTTCAAGCCCGGCGACGAGCTGATCGTATTCGACGGCGCAGGCCGCGAGTGCATCGGCGTGCTCGAGATGTACCAGGGCGAGAGCGCGGTGGTGCGCATTCTCGGCGACACCGGCACCAGCACCGAGTCCTCGCTCGACATGACGATCGCGCCCTGCCTGGCCAAGGGCAAGAAGACCGACCTGATCGTCGAGAAGGTCGTCGAGCTCGGCGCGGATCGGATTTGCGTGATCCACTCCGAGCGCAGCGTCGGGCGCCTGGATGCCGAGCAGGCCATGGATCGCGTCGAGCGCTGGCGCCGCATCGCCAAGGCGGCGGCCGAGCAGAGCGGCCGCACGATGATGCCGGTGGTCGAGCGCCTGCGAACGTTCCAGGAGCTGATCGCCTCCAAACCTGCCGATGCGTTGGGCCTGCTCTTCACCGTCGGTGCCGATCCCGAGCCGCCTGCCACTCTGCGCCAGCGCTATCCCGACACCTACAAGGTCATCGCCGTGGTCGGTCCCGAAGGCGGCTTTTCGCGAGAGGAGATCGATCTCGCTCGCAAGCACGGCTGGGTCGACGTAGGTCTGGGCCCGCGCGTGCTGCGCAGCGAGACCGCGGCCATCGTGGCCGCCGCCGTCTGCCAGCACCTCTGGGGCGATCTCGGCCGCCGCCCGCCAAAGCGTCCCGAGCCGAGTTAG
- a CDS encoding 50S ribosomal protein L11 methyltransferase, whose product MIRQAGWIRVRGPMEDAWYEIVLEVPLQHSEAAAASLAARGFSGCELREHGGGASIVVFTQAPSLRDATGVAQGAASALADMPFLAGCPSPNVVVRELDPRVWTQNWRRHFARHTIGGRIEILPPWEEPSPPVAGVISIVINPGMAFGTGLHETTAGCIEALIANVKAGDRVLDLGCGSAILAIAAARLGAREVVAIDNDPIAVEAAEENIERNGVGDIVRARLARENTETSVGTNIASEADGGAYDLVVANILAETLVEMQGRLTANVAERGVLVLSGIESSRLAMVKEAFVRPGWNEVSTLERGEWVTVVLHREPLAPRT is encoded by the coding sequence ATGATCCGACAAGCTGGCTGGATTAGGGTGCGCGGTCCAATGGAAGATGCGTGGTACGAGATCGTTCTCGAAGTGCCGCTGCAGCACAGTGAAGCGGCGGCCGCCTCTCTGGCAGCCCGGGGGTTCAGCGGCTGCGAGCTGCGAGAGCACGGCGGGGGCGCCAGCATCGTCGTTTTTACGCAGGCGCCTTCGCTGCGCGACGCAACCGGCGTCGCGCAGGGAGCGGCGTCGGCGCTCGCCGACATGCCTTTCCTTGCCGGCTGCCCGTCGCCGAACGTCGTCGTGCGCGAGCTCGACCCGCGGGTGTGGACGCAGAACTGGCGCCGGCACTTTGCCCGTCACACGATCGGCGGCCGTATCGAGATTCTGCCGCCGTGGGAGGAGCCGTCGCCGCCAGTGGCCGGCGTGATCTCGATCGTCATCAATCCGGGCATGGCGTTTGGCACCGGCCTGCACGAGACGACCGCCGGCTGCATCGAGGCGCTCATCGCGAACGTCAAGGCCGGCGACCGCGTTCTCGACCTCGGCTGCGGCTCGGCCATCCTCGCCATCGCCGCAGCGCGTCTCGGGGCGCGTGAGGTCGTCGCCATCGACAATGACCCGATCGCCGTCGAGGCGGCCGAGGAAAACATCGAGCGCAACGGCGTCGGCGACATCGTCCGGGCGCGCCTTGCCCGCGAGAACACAGAGACATCCGTTGGCACGAACATCGCATCCGAGGCAGACGGCGGCGCCTATGACCTCGTCGTAGCGAATATTTTGGCCGAAACGCTGGTCGAGATGCAGGGCCGGCTGACGGCGAATGTTGCCGAGCGAGGCGTGCTGGTGCTTTCGGGCATCGAGTCGAGCCGCTTGGCGATGGTCAAGGAAGCCTTCGTCCGTCCCGGTTGGAACGAGGTCTCCACTCTCGAGCGTGGGGAGTGGGTGACGGTGGTCCTGCACCGCGAGCCTCTTGCGCCGCGAACGTGA
- a CDS encoding glycerophosphodiester phosphodiesterase family protein produces MPAPLAIGHRGAAGIMPENTLPSFEKALELGAEALEFDVTLTRDGEPIIIHDDTLDRTTNGRGAVDSFSLEQLRELDAGSWKGVPARLPTLDEVLGAFAHRALLNLEVKRSRRRAELVDACAAAVAERGLLDRVVFSSFDHDALRLVRQLLPQARIGVLCELTRLEAAYRCADEIGAENLHPPALLVTAGLVRRAHERGLAVWTWTVNDPRRMARLCALGVDGIFSDFPDRVLAARGH; encoded by the coding sequence ATGCCCGCGCCTCTTGCCATCGGTCATCGTGGCGCCGCCGGGATCATGCCCGAGAACACGCTGCCATCCTTCGAGAAGGCGCTCGAGCTGGGCGCCGAGGCGCTGGAGTTCGACGTGACGCTGACGCGCGACGGCGAGCCCATCATCATTCATGACGACACTCTCGACCGCACCACCAACGGCCGCGGCGCCGTCGACAGCTTTTCGCTCGAGCAGCTGCGCGAGCTGGATGCCGGATCGTGGAAGGGCGTGCCGGCGCGGCTTCCGACGCTCGATGAGGTGCTGGGTGCGTTCGCGCATCGCGCGCTGCTCAATCTCGAGGTCAAGCGCAGCCGGCGTCGCGCCGAGCTTGTCGATGCCTGCGCCGCCGCCGTCGCCGAGCGAGGGCTTCTCGACCGCGTCGTTTTCTCGTCGTTCGACCACGATGCGCTGCGCCTGGTTCGGCAGCTGCTTCCGCAGGCGCGCATCGGCGTGTTGTGCGAGCTGACGCGGCTGGAGGCCGCCTACCGCTGCGCCGACGAGATCGGCGCGGAGAACCTGCATCCGCCGGCGCTGCTGGTCACGGCGGGTCTGGTGCGGCGTGCGCATGAGCGCGGACTGGCGGTGTGGACGTGGACGGTCAACGATCCGCGCCGCATGGCGCGCCTTTGCGCACTCGGCGTCGACGGCATCTTCTCCGACTTTCCCGACCGCGTCCTTGCCGCCCGCGGGCACTGA
- a CDS encoding pitrilysin family protein: MAATAPAAVLSLALLLISGCGTMNDSPSSNDIAKKPKTEIYKLDNGLQVVLREDHFAPVVAEQVWVKAGGADEVDIEAGIAHVHEHMLFKGTKRRGVGEIAGAVESSGGSINAWTSWDQTVYHLVLASRFANEGIDILADAVQFSSFDPTELAKELDVVMEEYKRGQDSPSNRIYDTLFETAYKSHPYKRSVIGTEASIKGLTRDMILDFYRRYYTPSNMTLVVVGDFDSKSMRREIERRFGEFRDKPVPRPQRTPEPPQNETRMASVTMDIQEAQLALGFHIPDANHPDTPALDMLAHVLGGGESSRLYRRLVATTGIATSASAFAYTPPDPGLFLTTAAFEADDEEKVLRALIEEIARVRDYPASADEIARARANLESDFVYRRQTVQGQARELGYSIVVHNDPDYPDRYIEMIRAVGAADLQRVARRYLVDENLTAVSLRPKGEPERLTLAKLERVAGALNTTAPKVAADADAGREAPPATPRALGQVKDTEPKLHKLPNGVRVIVQEHHAVPLFSIRAAVLGGLLAETPRNNGISNFVAEMLTRGTASYSRERLASEVESLAGDVSGFSGRSSFGVSGTFLSEHLAQGLDLTLEVLLKPAFPADEVEKTRRELLLAIKNRNDESAQRAFDLAYHTVYPTHPYGMTVLGEADSVGKLTADDLRRYYRDVLDPQSLVVTVVGDIDEGEVVARLQQALGSLQGDGEPFQAPPPAAVPAAPQRARMDSVRKQSHVVVAFPGVAVTDPDKHPLSVLDTVLSRQGGRLFYELRDKQALCYSVTSFSSEGYAPGLFGAYIATDPANEQRALDGLMVELEKVRTQPVKREELERAHRYLIGNYEIALQTNSAIAENMTFNELYGLGYLEGRRYADKIRAVDTGDVQRVAERFINLDARTEAIVGPPPAKTAAAGGR, from the coding sequence TTGGCGGCCACTGCGCCGGCCGCGGTCCTGTCGCTTGCGCTGCTGCTGATCAGCGGGTGCGGAACCATGAACGATTCCCCTTCCTCCAACGACATCGCCAAGAAGCCCAAGACCGAAATCTACAAGCTCGACAACGGCCTGCAGGTGGTCCTGCGCGAGGACCATTTCGCGCCGGTGGTGGCCGAACAGGTGTGGGTCAAGGCAGGCGGAGCCGACGAGGTCGATATCGAGGCCGGCATCGCCCACGTGCACGAGCACATGCTGTTCAAGGGCACCAAACGGCGCGGCGTCGGTGAGATCGCCGGTGCCGTCGAATCCTCGGGCGGCAGCATCAACGCGTGGACGTCGTGGGACCAGACCGTCTATCACCTCGTCCTGGCCTCGCGTTTCGCCAACGAAGGCATCGACATCCTGGCCGACGCCGTCCAGTTTTCCTCCTTCGACCCTACCGAGCTGGCCAAGGAGCTCGACGTGGTGATGGAGGAGTACAAACGCGGCCAGGATTCGCCGAGCAATCGCATCTACGACACGCTCTTCGAGACCGCCTACAAGAGCCATCCCTACAAGCGCTCCGTCATCGGCACCGAGGCGTCGATCAAGGGCCTGACGCGCGACATGATCCTGGACTTCTACCGGCGCTACTACACGCCGAGCAACATGACGCTGGTGGTCGTCGGCGACTTCGACTCCAAGAGCATGCGGCGCGAGATCGAGCGCCGGTTCGGCGAGTTCCGCGACAAGCCCGTGCCGCGCCCGCAGCGCACGCCCGAACCGCCGCAGAACGAGACGCGCATGGCCAGCGTCACCATGGACATCCAGGAGGCCCAGCTCGCGCTCGGCTTCCACATTCCCGACGCCAACCATCCCGATACGCCGGCACTGGACATGCTCGCGCACGTATTGGGCGGCGGCGAGAGCTCGCGGCTGTACCGCCGCCTCGTGGCCACCACCGGCATCGCCACCAGCGCCAGCGCCTTCGCCTACACGCCGCCCGATCCGGGACTGTTCCTGACCACGGCGGCCTTCGAAGCCGATGACGAGGAGAAGGTGCTGCGCGCGCTGATCGAGGAGATCGCGCGGGTGCGCGACTATCCGGCCAGCGCCGACGAGATCGCGCGCGCCCGCGCCAACCTCGAAAGCGACTTCGTCTATCGCCGTCAGACGGTGCAGGGCCAGGCGCGCGAGCTCGGTTACTCGATCGTCGTGCACAACGATCCGGACTATCCCGATCGATACATCGAGATGATCCGCGCCGTCGGTGCCGCCGACCTGCAGCGCGTCGCGCGCAGATACCTGGTCGACGAGAACCTGACCGCCGTCAGCCTGCGGCCCAAGGGCGAGCCCGAGCGCCTGACGCTGGCCAAGCTCGAGCGCGTCGCCGGAGCGCTGAATACCACGGCGCCCAAGGTCGCTGCCGACGCCGATGCAGGACGCGAAGCGCCGCCGGCCACCCCGCGCGCGCTCGGACAGGTCAAGGATACCGAGCCCAAGCTGCACAAGCTGCCCAACGGCGTGCGCGTGATCGTGCAGGAGCATCACGCGGTGCCGCTGTTCTCGATCCGGGCGGCGGTGCTCGGCGGCCTTCTGGCGGAGACGCCCAGAAACAACGGCATCTCCAACTTCGTCGCCGAGATGCTCACGCGCGGCACCGCCAGCTACTCGCGCGAGCGGCTGGCCAGCGAAGTCGAATCGCTGGCGGGCGACGTCAGCGGCTTCTCGGGGCGCAGCTCCTTCGGCGTCTCCGGCACGTTCCTGTCCGAGCACCTGGCGCAGGGACTGGACCTGACGCTGGAGGTGCTGCTGAAGCCGGCATTCCCGGCCGACGAAGTCGAGAAGACGCGCCGCGAGCTGCTGCTGGCGATCAAGAACCGCAACGACGAGAGCGCGCAGCGCGCCTTCGACCTGGCCTATCACACCGTCTACCCCACCCATCCCTACGGCATGACGGTCCTCGGTGAGGCCGACAGCGTCGGCAAGCTGACGGCCGACGATCTGCGCCGCTACTACCGCGATGTGCTCGATCCGCAGAGCCTCGTCGTCACCGTGGTCGGCGACATCGACGAGGGCGAAGTCGTCGCTCGCCTGCAGCAGGCGCTCGGATCGCTGCAAGGCGACGGTGAGCCGTTCCAGGCACCGCCGCCGGCGGCGGTACCGGCGGCTCCGCAGCGCGCGCGCATGGACAGCGTGCGCAAGCAGTCGCACGTGGTGGTGGCGTTCCCCGGCGTTGCCGTGACCGATCCCGACAAGCATCCGCTTTCGGTGCTCGACACCGTGCTGTCGCGGCAGGGCGGACGTCTCTTCTACGAGCTGCGCGACAAGCAGGCGCTGTGCTACTCGGTGACGTCCTTCTCGAGCGAAGGCTACGCACCCGGCCTCTTCGGCGCCTACATCGCCACGGATCCGGCCAACGAGCAGCGCGCCCTGGACGGCCTCATGGTCGAGCTGGAAAAGGTGCGCACGCAGCCGGTCAAGCGCGAGGAGCTCGAGCGCGCGCACCGCTATCTGATCGGCAACTACGAGATCGCCCTGCAGACCAACAGCGCCATCGCCGAGAACATGACGTTCAACGAGCTCTACGGCCTGGGCTACCTCGAAGGCCGCCGATACGCCGACAAGATCCGCGCCGTCGACACCGGCGACGTGCAGCGCGTGGCCGAGCGTTTCATCAACCTCGACGCCCGGACCGAGGCGATCGTCGGCCCGCCGCCGGCGAAGACGGCGGCGGCCGGAGGGCGCTGA
- a CDS encoding CvpA family protein yields the protein MSTVDIILALALLFAIVRGYGRGLFGVLAGLAAPVLAFMVAADWSDPVADYLEQSLPVPDFLLDFLAQAIIFVGIIVLVRILAGFLARIFGFGLSLPSRVVAAGFSGVIAALVLGFTIVLIRSLIPSHTAGRDEAEALVAAPVADLLTRVDARVSESVLGPRLAALASMALSEAMPYVPAQLPVSVPVAPGGEEQPAHTGDRDDSASTAPAETSDS from the coding sequence GTGAGCACGGTCGATATCATCCTGGCTCTGGCTCTCCTGTTCGCCATCGTGCGCGGTTACGGTCGCGGCCTCTTCGGTGTGCTGGCAGGACTGGCCGCTCCCGTGCTCGCGTTCATGGTTGCCGCCGATTGGTCGGATCCGGTCGCCGACTACCTGGAGCAGTCGCTGCCGGTTCCCGACTTCCTGCTCGACTTTCTGGCACAGGCGATCATCTTCGTCGGGATCATCGTGCTCGTGCGCATCCTCGCCGGTTTCCTGGCGCGAATCTTCGGCTTCGGCCTGTCCCTGCCGAGCCGCGTCGTGGCGGCGGGCTTCAGCGGCGTCATCGCCGCGCTGGTGCTCGGCTTCACGATCGTTTTGATTCGCTCGCTGATCCCGTCGCATACTGCCGGCCGCGACGAAGCGGAAGCGCTCGTGGCGGCGCCGGTGGCCGATCTGCTGACCCGCGTCGACGCGCGCGTCAGCGAATCGGTGCTCGGCCCGCGCCTGGCGGCGCTGGCGAGCATGGCACTGAGCGAGGCGATGCCCTATGTTCCCGCGCAGCTGCCGGTGTCGGTGCCGGTGGCGCCAGGCGGCGAGGAGCAGCCCGCGCACACCGGCGACCGCGACGATTCCGCTTCGACCGCGCCGGCGGAAACGAGTGATAGCTGA